In a genomic window of Candidatus Angelobacter sp.:
- the coaE gene encoding dephospho-CoA kinase (Dephospho-CoA kinase (CoaE) performs the final step in coenzyme A biosynthesis.), translating to MFVKTFGLTGGIGMGKSTAAELLRRRGLPVVDSDVIAREIVEPGRPVLAEVQRRFGMEIVGEDGRLRRDELARRVFSDPVARRDLEALLHPRIREIWQAQLKSWRDEGTAVAVAVIPLLFETNAQSCFDATICVACSSSTQRRRLLERGWSDAQIDQRNAAQLPVEQKLLLADYAIWTEGPLDVHEAQLGRIIP from the coding sequence GTGTTCGTGAAAACCTTCGGGTTAACCGGCGGGATCGGCATGGGAAAGTCAACCGCGGCCGAGCTGCTGCGCAGGCGGGGTCTTCCGGTTGTTGATTCTGATGTCATCGCACGCGAGATCGTTGAGCCCGGCCGGCCGGTGCTCGCCGAGGTTCAGCGACGATTTGGAATGGAAATTGTAGGCGAAGATGGGCGCCTGCGCCGCGATGAACTGGCGCGGCGTGTTTTTTCAGACCCAGTGGCGCGACGCGATCTTGAGGCTCTTCTTCACCCTCGCATACGCGAAATCTGGCAGGCGCAATTGAAATCCTGGCGTGATGAAGGAACGGCGGTGGCCGTGGCGGTGATTCCCCTGTTGTTTGAAACGAACGCGCAGAGCTGCTTCGACGCAACGATTTGCGTGGCTTGCTCAAGTTCGACGCAGCGCCGGCGCTTGCTTGAGCGTGGCTGGAGCGACGCGCAAATTGATCAAAGAAACGCGGCTCAACTCCCGGTCGAGCAGAAACTGCTGCTCGCTGATTACGCAATCTGGACTGAAGGTCCCCTGGATGTGCACGAGGCCCAGCTCGGGCGAATCATCCCGTGA